One genomic window of Arthrobacter caoxuetaonis includes the following:
- a CDS encoding class I SAM-dependent methyltransferase, with protein MPDTSLAHVLTPEGWALLNSLGPYLESESLKLNTDLRKAGHSPELVAAVLTQAKLRMKARAKFGPFAEHMLFTPAGLEQATRLNVAALHAQRYQEAGLEKVADLGCGIGADSLALATLDRRVTAVELDEITAAVATINLMPWPEATVVQGDAESFDLTGFDGVWLDPARRTTSTSGTSRIFDPEAFSPPLSFVESLAGGGMPVGVKLGPGIPHESVPAGCEVQWVSVGGDVIEATLWFNELRRPGIRRAALVIGPAGAAELTSHEDYVPGAQDVRTGPAEGYLYEPDGAVIRAGLVADVARSLGGHLLDPQIAYIAAPDLMETPFARAYRILEVRPYNVKALKAWVRANGIGVLDIKKRGMSVTPEELRKQLLTGSGKGPNKATLVLTRIGEDRVAIVVEPVASAVES; from the coding sequence ATGCCCGACACTTCCCTCGCCCATGTCCTGACACCCGAAGGCTGGGCCCTGCTCAACTCGCTCGGCCCGTACCTGGAGTCCGAGTCCCTGAAGCTGAACACCGACCTTCGCAAGGCCGGGCACTCCCCCGAACTCGTTGCCGCCGTCCTCACCCAGGCCAAACTGCGGATGAAGGCCCGGGCCAAGTTCGGGCCGTTCGCCGAGCACATGCTGTTTACGCCTGCCGGCCTTGAACAGGCCACCCGTCTGAACGTGGCAGCCCTCCATGCCCAGCGCTACCAGGAAGCCGGCCTGGAAAAGGTCGCCGATCTGGGCTGCGGAATCGGTGCAGATTCCCTGGCCCTGGCCACGCTGGACCGCCGGGTCACCGCCGTCGAACTGGATGAAATCACCGCCGCCGTCGCCACCATCAACCTCATGCCCTGGCCGGAAGCCACCGTGGTCCAGGGCGACGCTGAGAGCTTTGACCTGACCGGGTTCGACGGCGTGTGGCTGGATCCCGCGCGGCGCACGACATCGACGTCGGGCACCTCCCGCATCTTCGACCCGGAAGCTTTTTCACCGCCGCTGTCCTTCGTGGAGTCCCTCGCCGGCGGCGGGATGCCGGTGGGCGTGAAACTGGGCCCGGGGATTCCGCATGAGTCCGTCCCGGCCGGCTGCGAGGTCCAATGGGTGTCCGTGGGCGGCGACGTCATCGAGGCCACGCTCTGGTTCAACGAGCTGCGCCGTCCCGGTATCCGCCGTGCGGCGCTGGTGATTGGCCCGGCCGGCGCCGCGGAGCTGACCTCGCACGAGGACTATGTTCCCGGTGCCCAGGATGTACGGACCGGTCCGGCTGAGGGCTACCTGTATGAGCCCGACGGCGCGGTCATCCGCGCGGGTCTGGTGGCCGACGTCGCGCGTTCCCTGGGCGGACACCTCCTGGATCCTCAGATCGCCTACATTGCGGCTCCGGACCTGATGGAGACTCCGTTCGCCCGCGCCTACCGGATCCTGGAAGTCCGGCCCTACAACGTCAAGGCGCTCAAGGCCTGGGTCCGCGCCAACGGCATCGGGGTGCTGGACATCAAGAAGCGCGGTATGTCCGTGACGCCTGAGGAACTGCGCAAACAGCTGCTCACCGGCTCGGGCAAGGGCCCGAACAAAGCAACCCTGGTCCTCACCCGGATCGGTGAGGACCGTGTGGCGATCGTCGTCGAGCCTGTTGCGTCCGCAGTGGAAAGCTAG
- a CDS encoding shikimate 5-dehydrogenase, with the protein MPILNKDMTLCISLAARPSNIGTRFHNYLYEQLGLNYVYKAFAPADLAQAIAGVRGLPIRGAAVSMPYKEDVIALVDRMDPSAAAIDSVNTIVNDDGVLTAYNTDYLAIARLLADHEVPPSSSVLLRGSGGMAKAVAAALRDAGFSDVCIVARNEGTGRALADLYDFDWRAEPGMATADLLINVTPLGMAGSEEDVQSFEDETIAAAQTVFDVVALPSETPLIRAARAAGKKVITGAEVIAIQAEEQFVLYTGVRPTPEQVREASEFSRS; encoded by the coding sequence ATGCCCATCCTGAACAAAGACATGACCCTGTGCATCTCGCTGGCGGCCCGTCCCAGCAATATCGGCACCCGCTTCCACAACTACCTCTATGAGCAGCTGGGCCTGAATTATGTCTACAAGGCCTTTGCGCCCGCGGACCTGGCCCAGGCCATTGCGGGGGTGCGGGGCCTGCCGATCCGCGGAGCAGCAGTTTCAATGCCGTACAAAGAGGACGTCATTGCCCTGGTGGACCGGATGGACCCCTCAGCTGCGGCCATCGATTCCGTGAACACCATCGTGAACGACGACGGCGTCCTTACCGCCTACAACACCGATTACCTGGCGATCGCCCGGCTGCTGGCAGACCACGAGGTCCCTCCGTCCAGCTCCGTGCTGCTGCGCGGTTCCGGCGGGATGGCCAAGGCAGTGGCTGCAGCCCTCCGTGATGCAGGATTCAGCGACGTGTGCATCGTGGCCCGCAACGAGGGCACCGGCCGCGCACTGGCCGACCTGTATGACTTCGACTGGCGGGCAGAACCGGGAATGGCCACCGCTGACCTGCTGATCAACGTCACGCCGCTTGGCATGGCAGGATCCGAAGAGGACGTGCAGTCCTTCGAGGACGAAACCATCGCAGCCGCACAGACGGTGTTCGACGTCGTCGCGCTTCCCTCCGAAACTCCGCTGATCCGTGCCGCCCGTGCTGCCGGTAAAAAGGTCATCACCGGCGCCGAAGTCATCGCGATCCAGGCAGAGGAACAGTTCGTGCTCTACACCGGAGTCCGCCCAACACCGGAGCAGGTCCGCGAAGCCAGCGAGTTCTCGCGCAGTTAG
- a CDS encoding glutamate--cysteine ligase has product MDIEFAASPQSTLGVEWELALVDRESGELLSVADEVLRAVNAADPELSADEEHPHIKQELLENTVELVTGICNTVAEAKADLARSMAAVRRVTDEMGVELFCAGTHPFAVPRSQPVTDKERYAKLIDRTQWWGQQMLIYGVHVHVGLDSRDKVLPVLDGLVNYFPHFQALSASSPFWSGDDTGYASQRALMFQQLPTAGLPFQFRSWSEYESYVQDMFTTGVIDSISEIRWDIRPVPALGTIELRVCDGLATATDIGAIAALTQCLVDEFSTILDNGGSIPTMPPWHVQENKWRAARYGLDAIIILDAAGNEKLVTEHLLEDVLPRLTPVAEKLGCSAELADVAGIIERGAGYQRQRRVAEANGGDLRAVVLDGVRQLRGES; this is encoded by the coding sequence TTGGACATTGAGTTTGCAGCTTCCCCGCAGTCGACCCTTGGGGTCGAGTGGGAATTGGCCCTGGTCGACCGGGAATCAGGTGAGCTGCTCTCTGTGGCCGACGAAGTCCTGCGGGCGGTCAACGCCGCGGACCCGGAGCTTAGTGCGGATGAGGAACACCCGCATATCAAGCAGGAACTCCTGGAAAACACGGTGGAGCTCGTCACCGGTATCTGCAACACCGTGGCCGAGGCAAAGGCGGACCTGGCCCGTTCCATGGCGGCCGTGCGGCGGGTCACCGATGAGATGGGCGTTGAGCTGTTCTGCGCCGGCACCCATCCGTTTGCTGTTCCGCGTTCCCAGCCGGTGACGGATAAGGAACGGTACGCCAAGCTGATCGACCGCACGCAGTGGTGGGGCCAGCAGATGCTGATCTACGGCGTCCACGTCCATGTGGGCCTGGATTCCCGGGACAAGGTGCTGCCGGTCCTGGACGGACTGGTCAACTACTTCCCGCACTTCCAGGCGCTCTCCGCATCCTCTCCGTTCTGGTCAGGGGATGACACAGGCTACGCCTCACAGCGGGCGCTGATGTTCCAGCAGCTGCCGACGGCCGGGCTGCCGTTCCAGTTCCGTTCGTGGAGTGAGTACGAGTCCTATGTGCAGGACATGTTCACCACCGGCGTGATCGATTCGATCAGCGAGATCCGGTGGGATATCCGTCCGGTGCCCGCACTCGGGACTATTGAACTGCGGGTCTGCGACGGGCTTGCCACCGCTACTGATATTGGTGCCATTGCTGCCCTGACCCAGTGCCTGGTAGATGAGTTTTCCACCATCCTGGACAACGGCGGATCCATCCCCACCATGCCGCCGTGGCATGTGCAGGAGAACAAGTGGCGTGCTGCCCGGTACGGGCTGGACGCAATCATCATCCTTGATGCTGCCGGCAACGAGAAGCTGGTGACCGAGCACCTGCTTGAGGATGTCCTTCCCCGCCTGACTCCTGTTGCCGAGAAGCTTGGCTGCAGTGCGGAACTTGCCGACGTTGCGGGGATCATCGAGCGGGGTGCGGGCTACCAGCGCCAGCGCCGGGTTGCGGAAGCGAATGGCGGGGACCTGCGTGCTGTGGTGCTCGACGGCGTCCGGCAGCTCCGCGGCGAAAGCTAA
- a CDS encoding HNH endonuclease, translating to MNHFSDTPFPRSADRDGGGAPGVETGGLSGASSSGSSGGLSGASSGDAPSASPGASPFDPSGFAGGFAASVFCADPALAEDAVADALPEGFAGRLSFRAAETLGYEQSVSALQRLGMLVSWAQTQQARAPGAGRKLPFPGLFSKCPHTEIDHTTPFSRGGPTDHTNLEHLCPKHHRFKTLGHWNARQPEPGTLQWNSPTGRTYSTQPALDYASAQQTTPGQRVPFQKTPLQEAQLSKDLNPASDPDSDPPPY from the coding sequence ATGAACCACTTCTCGGACACTCCGTTTCCCCGGTCAGCTGACCGGGATGGCGGTGGTGCGCCGGGTGTGGAAACCGGCGGTTTGTCGGGTGCTTCGTCAAGCGGTTCGTCCGGCGGTTTGTCGGGTGCTTCGTCGGGCGATGCGCCCAGCGCTTCTCCAGGAGCCTCGCCCTTTGACCCTTCCGGGTTTGCGGGTGGTTTCGCCGCCTCCGTGTTTTGTGCCGATCCTGCCTTAGCTGAGGACGCGGTGGCCGATGCTCTGCCGGAGGGGTTCGCGGGCCGGTTATCGTTTCGCGCCGCGGAGACTTTGGGCTATGAGCAATCCGTTTCCGCCCTGCAGCGGCTGGGTATGCTCGTTTCCTGGGCGCAGACGCAGCAGGCCCGTGCTCCAGGCGCGGGACGGAAACTGCCGTTTCCCGGGCTGTTCAGTAAATGTCCCCACACCGAAATCGATCACACCACGCCCTTCTCGCGGGGCGGGCCAACAGACCACACCAACCTGGAACACCTCTGCCCCAAACACCACCGGTTCAAGACCCTGGGCCATTGGAACGCACGCCAACCAGAACCTGGAACCCTCCAATGGAACTCGCCCACCGGCCGCACCTACAGCACCCAACCAGCCCTGGACTACGCCTCAGCTCAACAGACGACACCCGGTCAGCGGGTCCCATTCCAGAAAACCCCGCTACAGGAGGCCCAGTTGTCCAAGGACCTGAACCCAGCCAGCGATCCGGACAGCGACCCACCACCCTACTAA
- the tsaD gene encoding tRNA (adenosine(37)-N6)-threonylcarbamoyltransferase complex transferase subunit TsaD, producing MNRSEPLVLGIESSCDETGVGIVRGDTLLTNAVSSSMEEHVRFGGVIPEIASRAHLDAFVPTLRQALDEAGVTLDDVDAIAVTSGPGLAGALMVGVCAAKALAVATGKPLYAINHLVAHVGVGVLDGGKLPEDLGALLVSGGHTEILRVGSLTTNVQLLGSTIDDAAGEAYDKVARILGLGYPGGPAIDKLAREGDPKAIRFPRGLTQPKYMGTAEVPGPHRYDWSFSGLKTAVARCVEQYEAAGQELPVADIAASFQEAVVDVITSKAVLACTEQGITNLLLGGGVAANSRLRELTAERCAAAGISLRVPPIRLCTDNGAMVAALGAQIVMAGGEPSGIDFTPDPSQPVTSIHLPAA from the coding sequence ATGAACCGCAGCGAACCTTTGGTGCTCGGCATCGAATCCTCCTGTGACGAGACCGGCGTCGGTATTGTCCGGGGCGATACTTTGCTGACCAACGCCGTGTCATCTTCCATGGAGGAGCATGTCCGCTTCGGCGGCGTGATTCCGGAAATTGCTTCCCGTGCGCATTTGGATGCCTTTGTTCCCACGCTGCGCCAGGCCCTTGATGAGGCTGGCGTGACCCTCGACGACGTCGATGCGATTGCTGTGACTTCCGGGCCAGGTCTGGCGGGTGCACTGATGGTTGGTGTTTGTGCTGCGAAGGCTCTTGCTGTTGCTACCGGCAAGCCGCTGTATGCGATTAACCATCTTGTTGCCCATGTGGGTGTTGGAGTGCTCGATGGCGGCAAACTTCCGGAGGATCTTGGTGCCCTGCTGGTTTCCGGCGGGCATACCGAAATCCTTCGTGTTGGTTCCCTGACAACAAATGTCCAGCTCCTGGGATCGACCATTGATGACGCTGCCGGTGAAGCGTACGACAAGGTGGCGCGGATACTGGGTCTGGGTTATCCCGGTGGTCCTGCTATCGACAAGCTTGCCCGTGAAGGCGATCCGAAGGCTATCCGTTTTCCCCGCGGCCTGACCCAGCCGAAGTACATGGGTACTGCCGAGGTTCCTGGTCCGCACCGCTATGACTGGTCTTTCTCTGGTTTGAAGACCGCTGTCGCCCGCTGTGTGGAGCAGTATGAGGCTGCCGGGCAGGAACTTCCTGTTGCGGACATTGCTGCTTCTTTCCAGGAAGCAGTTGTAGATGTGATTACTTCGAAGGCTGTTCTCGCCTGTACCGAGCAGGGGATTACGAACCTTTTGCTTGGTGGTGGTGTTGCTGCGAATTCCCGGCTTCGTGAGCTCACTGCCGAGCGTTGTGCTGCTGCCGGCATTTCGCTTCGTGTTCCTCCTATCCGCCTGTGCACGGATAACGGCGCCATGGTTGCTGCTTTGGGCGCGCAGATCGTCATGGCCGGCGGCGAGCCGTCCGGCATCGATTTCACGCCCGATCCGTCCCAGCCTGTGACCAGCATTCATCTTCCTGCTGCCTAG
- the rimI gene encoding ribosomal protein S18-alanine N-acetyltransferase, translating into MTEADIPAVDTLEKAMFPVDAWPTQMFYDELAQSDTRSYYVAQAPDGTVIGYAGLMCVLPIADVQTIAVNSGHEGAGTGSRLLATLLDEAKSRGADDVLLEVRADNPRAQDLYRRFGFEQIHVRPRYYRDGVDALIMRLYLSAWQGMPPRTPQTPKEA; encoded by the coding sequence ATGACCGAGGCCGATATTCCTGCCGTGGACACACTGGAAAAAGCCATGTTCCCTGTCGACGCGTGGCCTACGCAGATGTTCTACGACGAACTCGCGCAGAGTGACACCCGGTCCTATTACGTAGCGCAGGCCCCGGACGGCACGGTCATCGGCTATGCCGGACTGATGTGTGTGCTGCCCATTGCGGATGTGCAGACCATCGCCGTCAACTCCGGCCATGAGGGTGCGGGTACCGGTTCCCGGCTGCTGGCCACACTGCTGGACGAGGCGAAGAGCCGGGGTGCCGATGACGTGCTGCTCGAGGTCCGTGCGGACAATCCACGCGCCCAGGACCTCTACCGGCGGTTCGGGTTCGAACAGATCCACGTCCGTCCCCGTTATTACCGCGACGGCGTCGATGCACTGATCATGCGCCTTTATCTTTCCGCCTGGCAGGGCATGCCGCCGCGCACTCCACAGACTCCGAAGGAAGCATAA
- the tsaB gene encoding tRNA (adenosine(37)-N6)-threonylcarbamoyltransferase complex dimerization subunit type 1 TsaB, with protein MLILAIDTSAIASAALLTGEGETLAAFATEDTRSHAEVLAPGIQDLLKSADVTGTDIDELVVGVGPGPFTGLRSGIATARTLAFAWNKPLHGVMSLDAIAIDAALDAWRAGVDEFVVATDARRKEVYWAHYRSTGGTAELIDGPHVTSPSEVPALPAYGAGAGLYPDALHAVQDFADAQPTAAALGRTAVVRLVRGLDLLPDLPLYLRESDAKVPGPRKRAL; from the coding sequence GTGCTTATCCTCGCCATCGATACTTCCGCCATTGCCAGTGCGGCACTTCTGACCGGTGAGGGAGAAACGCTCGCAGCCTTCGCCACGGAGGACACCCGTTCCCATGCGGAAGTTCTTGCCCCCGGCATCCAGGACCTGCTGAAGAGCGCAGACGTTACCGGCACAGACATCGATGAGCTTGTTGTCGGAGTCGGGCCTGGTCCCTTTACCGGTCTCCGCTCGGGTATCGCGACCGCACGGACCTTGGCATTCGCCTGGAACAAGCCGCTGCACGGCGTTATGAGCCTGGACGCCATCGCCATCGACGCCGCCCTGGACGCCTGGCGGGCCGGAGTAGACGAGTTCGTCGTCGCCACGGATGCCCGGCGCAAAGAGGTCTACTGGGCGCATTACCGCAGCACCGGTGGAACTGCGGAACTGATTGATGGTCCGCATGTCACGTCACCATCCGAAGTTCCCGCGCTGCCGGCCTACGGTGCCGGGGCCGGTCTCTATCCGGATGCGCTGCACGCGGTGCAGGACTTTGCCGACGCCCAGCCAACAGCTGCAGCGCTGGGCCGCACCGCCGTCGTCCGTCTTGTCCGTGGTTTGGACCTGCTCCCGGATCTGCCCCTGTACCTCCGGGAATCCGACGCCAAGGTTCCCGGCCCGCGGAAGCGCGCATTGTGA
- the tsaE gene encoding tRNA (adenosine(37)-N6)-threonylcarbamoyltransferase complex ATPase subunit type 1 TsaE — protein MNDAGAELRWEREFRTSSAAQTQELARTLGASLRAGDLLLLTGELGAGKTTFTQGLGEGLGVRPGIISPTFVLVRIHPSLGSGPDLVHVDAYRLGSPAEIDDIDLENTMDTAVTVVEWGHGLVEHLSESRLEITLLRATGGGAGATGELVTDFSAEDDDEERTIRIAGYGPRWAAVPVTVP, from the coding sequence ATGAATGACGCCGGCGCCGAGCTGCGCTGGGAGCGTGAGTTTCGCACCTCGAGTGCTGCCCAGACCCAGGAACTCGCACGGACCCTCGGTGCGTCCCTGCGGGCGGGGGACCTGCTGCTGCTGACCGGTGAGCTTGGGGCGGGAAAGACCACCTTTACCCAGGGCCTGGGCGAGGGCCTTGGTGTCCGTCCCGGGATCATCTCGCCGACCTTCGTCCTGGTGCGTATCCATCCGTCTCTGGGATCCGGACCCGATCTGGTCCATGTCGATGCCTACCGCCTGGGCTCGCCGGCGGAGATTGATGACATTGACCTGGAGAACACCATGGACACCGCCGTGACTGTGGTCGAGTGGGGACACGGGCTGGTGGAGCATCTCTCCGAAAGCCGCCTGGAAATCACCCTGCTGCGTGCAACCGGAGGAGGGGCGGGTGCCACGGGCGAACTGGTCACCGATTTCTCAGCGGAGGACGACGACGAGGAGCGGACCATCCGGATCGCCGGGTATGGTCCGCGCTGGGCAGCTGTCCCGGTAACGGTTCCCTGA
- the alr gene encoding alanine racemase gives MNYLEAVPPAERSAVVDLAAIRHNVRHLAEIARPARLMAVVKADAYGHGALEVARAALEAGAGWLGVAHISEALALRTGGISAPLLAWLHTADSDFAAAVAANIDIGVSGWELEAVVAAARELEVPARVHLKIDTGLGRNGCPEDLWETFVGRALAYQEDGLLRVVGIFSHLAVADEPHRAETDVQLQKFRDAVAVAEDAGVDHEVRHIANTPAVLSRPDSHFDLVRVGLGMYGLSPFAGQSAAELGLRPAMTLKTTIANCKAVPAGQGVSYGLHYQTPEPTTLALVPLGYADGIPRVATGGPVMVDGEVFPVVGRIAMDQMVIDLGRTGIAGTPASFIGKEAILFGGEGAPQVEEWAQAAGSINYEIITRISGRVTRSYVDTHTGGADAEDTDKSGADAGIAAGSAAVLP, from the coding sequence GTGAATTACCTCGAAGCAGTACCTCCGGCGGAGCGCAGCGCCGTCGTTGATCTTGCCGCAATCAGGCATAACGTCCGCCACCTCGCCGAAATCGCCAGGCCCGCCCGCCTCATGGCCGTCGTGAAAGCGGATGCCTACGGGCACGGCGCCCTGGAGGTCGCCCGTGCCGCTTTGGAAGCAGGAGCCGGATGGCTCGGCGTCGCACATATTTCCGAAGCACTGGCGCTGCGGACCGGCGGCATTTCCGCACCCCTGCTGGCGTGGCTGCACACTGCGGACAGCGACTTCGCTGCTGCGGTTGCCGCGAATATCGACATCGGAGTTTCCGGCTGGGAACTCGAAGCCGTGGTGGCGGCGGCGCGTGAACTGGAGGTCCCGGCGCGGGTCCACCTGAAGATCGATACCGGACTTGGGCGGAACGGCTGTCCCGAGGACCTCTGGGAAACGTTTGTGGGCCGGGCGCTGGCCTACCAGGAAGACGGCCTGCTTCGGGTCGTTGGCATCTTCTCCCATCTGGCAGTGGCGGACGAACCGCACCGCGCGGAAACGGATGTCCAGCTGCAGAAGTTCCGTGACGCCGTAGCCGTAGCCGAAGACGCGGGAGTGGACCACGAAGTCCGGCACATCGCCAACACTCCCGCTGTGCTGTCCCGCCCGGACTCCCATTTCGACCTGGTCCGTGTGGGCCTGGGAATGTACGGGCTGTCTCCGTTTGCCGGCCAGAGCGCCGCTGAACTGGGGCTGCGGCCTGCAATGACCCTCAAAACCACCATTGCCAACTGCAAGGCCGTGCCTGCCGGTCAGGGCGTCTCCTACGGGCTGCATTACCAGACGCCGGAGCCTACCACCCTGGCCCTGGTACCCCTGGGCTATGCCGACGGCATTCCACGGGTCGCCACCGGCGGTCCGGTCATGGTGGACGGAGAAGTGTTCCCCGTTGTCGGGCGCATCGCCATGGACCAGATGGTGATCGACTTGGGCCGGACCGGCATTGCCGGTACCCCGGCGTCGTTCATTGGCAAGGAAGCAATCCTGTTTGGCGGCGAAGGGGCGCCCCAAGTCGAGGAATGGGCACAGGCCGCGGGTTCGATCAACTATGAGATCATCACCCGGATCAGCGGCAGGGTCACCCGCAGCTACGTCGACACCCATACCGGCGGCGCAGATGCCGAGGACACCGATAAAAGCGGCGCAGACGCCGGCATCGCGGCCGGCTCCGCCGCGGTACTGCCATGA
- a CDS encoding GNAT family N-acetyltransferase codes for MAEAVPAGPQPPRSGTGTFSLAGRVSVREAVDSDWPGIWALMEPIVRAGETYCWDRQMDSGGARELWFEPAPTCVYVAVDGDPDGEGDRILGTAQLHPNRGGGGSHVANASFMTAQAASGRGIARALAAHVLAEAAAQGYLAMQFNAVVETNVRAVALWQSLGFRILATVPRAFEHPVQGLTGLHIMHKDLAEGTQ; via the coding sequence ATGGCAGAGGCTGTACCGGCAGGACCGCAACCGCCGCGGAGCGGCACCGGAACATTTTCGCTGGCAGGGCGCGTGTCCGTCCGCGAAGCGGTGGACAGTGACTGGCCCGGCATCTGGGCACTGATGGAACCGATTGTGCGTGCCGGTGAGACGTATTGCTGGGACAGGCAGATGGACAGCGGAGGCGCGCGGGAACTGTGGTTCGAGCCTGCCCCGACCTGCGTCTACGTGGCAGTCGACGGGGACCCGGACGGGGAAGGGGACCGGATCCTGGGGACCGCCCAGCTGCATCCGAACCGCGGCGGCGGAGGAAGCCACGTTGCCAACGCTTCATTCATGACGGCGCAGGCAGCATCCGGGCGCGGCATCGCCCGGGCGCTGGCTGCGCATGTCCTGGCCGAGGCTGCGGCGCAGGGGTACCTGGCGATGCAGTTCAATGCCGTGGTGGAAACCAACGTCCGGGCCGTGGCCCTCTGGCAGTCCCTCGGCTTCCGGATCCTGGCCACCGTCCCGCGCGCGTTCGAGCACCCGGTGCAGGGCCTGACGGGCCTGCACATTATGCATAAGGACCTCGCAGAAGGCACCCAGTGA
- the mgrA gene encoding L-glyceraldehyde 3-phosphate reductase yields MTYTPADDRYDSMPYRRVGRSGLQLPAVSLGLWHNFGDDRDFETQRAILRRAFDLGVTHFDLANNYGPPYGSAETNFGRHLRDDFRPFRDELVISSKAGYDMWPGPYGNWGSRKYLLSSLDQSLNRMGLDYVDIFYSHRPDPHTPLEETMGALDTAVRSGRALYAGISSYSPEKTLEAARILQEMGTPLLIHQPSYSMLNRWVEQGDPNLFQALEEAGAGSIAFSPLAQGLLTNKYLNGVPEQSRAAAGKSLDPSQLSEENLERIRGLNGIAESRNQTLAQMAIAWVLRPQKNGTAVTSALVGASSVRQLEDSLAAVKNLSFTDAELAEIDTYAQDAGINLWAAALDA; encoded by the coding sequence ATGACTTACACCCCCGCGGATGACCGCTACGATTCCATGCCCTACCGGCGAGTTGGCCGCAGCGGACTGCAGCTGCCCGCTGTATCGCTGGGCCTGTGGCACAACTTCGGCGACGACAGGGACTTTGAGACGCAGCGGGCCATCCTCCGCCGCGCCTTCGACCTGGGCGTTACCCATTTCGACCTCGCCAACAACTACGGACCGCCGTACGGATCGGCGGAAACCAACTTCGGCCGCCACCTTCGGGACGATTTCCGGCCATTCCGCGACGAACTGGTGATCTCCAGCAAAGCGGGCTACGACATGTGGCCCGGTCCGTACGGAAACTGGGGCTCCCGAAAGTATCTGCTCTCGAGCCTGGACCAGTCGCTCAACCGGATGGGCCTGGACTATGTGGACATTTTCTACAGCCACCGTCCGGATCCCCACACGCCGCTGGAAGAGACGATGGGCGCCTTGGACACAGCGGTCCGGTCCGGGCGGGCACTGTATGCCGGCATTTCCTCCTACTCGCCGGAGAAGACCCTGGAAGCTGCACGCATCCTGCAGGAAATGGGTACCCCGCTGCTGATCCACCAGCCCTCCTATTCCATGCTCAACCGCTGGGTGGAGCAGGGCGATCCCAACTTGTTCCAGGCACTGGAGGAAGCCGGCGCAGGCTCAATCGCGTTCTCGCCGCTCGCACAGGGACTGCTCACGAACAAGTACCTGAATGGCGTTCCCGAGCAGTCGCGGGCCGCAGCCGGCAAATCCCTGGACCCCTCCCAGCTGTCGGAAGAAAACCTGGAACGGATCCGCGGGCTGAACGGCATTGCCGAATCCCGGAACCAGACGCTGGCGCAGATGGCTATCGCCTGGGTACTGCGCCCGCAGAAGAACGGGACTGCCGTCACCTCTGCGCTGGTGGGAGCCTCCAGCGTGCGGCAGCTTGAAGACAGCCTCGCCGCGGTGAAGAACCTGTCCTTCACGGACGCGGAACTGGCGGAGATCGACACGTACGCGCAGGACGCCGGCATCAATCTCTGGGCCGCAGCACTGGACGCCTGA